The following proteins come from a genomic window of Geomonas sp. RF6:
- a CDS encoding zinc-dependent alcohol dehydrogenase, translated as MRAVCWHGKHNIQVDTVPDPQILNPRDAIVRVALTCICGSDLHLYNGYIPSMKDGDILGHEFVGEVVEIGSGVSGVARGDRVVVPFPIACGDCWYCKQEMYSLCDNSNPNSWAMEKMYGDTGAGIFGYSHLYGGYSGGQAEYVRVPFADVGLKKIPDQLDWEQVIFLTDIFPTAYQAAEQCGIREGDTVAVWGCGPVGLLALKSARLLGAHKVVGIDRFPKRLELAARECQAEVINYEETDVVETLHNMTGGRGPDACIDAVGMEAQGTGIEAAYDNVKQTLKIENDRPMALRQLIKACRKGGTISIPGVYSGFVDKMPMGAVFAKGLTLRTGQTHVQKYVPPLMRLVERGAIDTTFIITHRLPLEDAPMGYRIFDHKEEGCIKIVMNPLAASQATH; from the coding sequence ATGAGAGCAGTTTGCTGGCACGGAAAACATAACATCCAAGTAGATACAGTGCCCGATCCGCAGATCCTCAACCCTCGCGACGCCATCGTCCGGGTGGCCCTCACCTGCATCTGCGGCTCCGACCTCCACCTGTACAACGGGTACATCCCGTCGATGAAGGACGGCGACATCCTCGGACACGAATTCGTGGGCGAGGTAGTCGAGATCGGCAGCGGGGTCTCCGGCGTCGCCCGCGGGGACCGCGTGGTGGTCCCCTTCCCCATCGCCTGCGGCGACTGCTGGTATTGCAAGCAGGAGATGTACTCCCTCTGCGACAACTCAAACCCCAACTCCTGGGCCATGGAAAAGATGTACGGCGACACGGGAGCAGGGATCTTCGGCTACTCCCACCTGTACGGCGGGTATTCCGGCGGGCAGGCGGAGTACGTGCGGGTTCCCTTCGCCGACGTGGGGCTGAAGAAGATCCCGGACCAGCTGGACTGGGAACAGGTCATCTTTCTCACCGACATCTTCCCCACCGCCTATCAGGCCGCCGAGCAGTGCGGCATCAGGGAAGGGGACACCGTTGCGGTATGGGGGTGCGGCCCCGTCGGGCTCCTGGCGCTGAAGAGCGCGCGACTTCTCGGGGCGCACAAGGTCGTCGGTATCGACAGGTTCCCGAAACGCCTGGAGCTCGCCGCGCGCGAGTGCCAGGCGGAGGTCATCAACTACGAAGAGACGGACGTGGTGGAAACGTTGCACAACATGACCGGGGGGCGCGGGCCAGACGCCTGCATCGACGCGGTCGGGATGGAGGCGCAGGGGACCGGTATCGAGGCGGCGTACGACAACGTGAAGCAGACGCTGAAGATCGAGAACGACCGCCCCATGGCGCTGCGCCAGCTCATCAAGGCATGCCGCAAGGGGGGGACCATCTCCATCCCGGGGGTGTACAGCGGTTTTGTGGACAAGATGCCGATGGGGGCCGTCTTCGCCAAGGGACTCACTCTGCGCACCGGACAGACCCACGTGCAGAAGTACGTCCCTCCCCTCATGAGGCTCGTGGAAAGGGGGGCGATCGACACCACCTTCATCATCACCCATCGTCTCCCCCTCGAGGACGCACCGATGGGTTACCGGATATTCGACCACAAGGAAGAGGGGTGCATCAAGATCGTGATGAATCCCCTGGCAGCAAGTCAGGCGACGCACTGA
- a CDS encoding SRPBCC family protein, whose amino-acid sequence MVTRYGSSFEEDSKGRQINVGSKERKASMIGGAALAITGVKKLTQGNILSGLLMLASGGMFYNRGKSGHCNMYQKMGVNTARDVQTPIRLEKVVTINRTPQQVYDFWRDLENLPKFMNHLESVQVRGPVISHWKAVGAGGLSVEWDAEIVQDIPGQKISWQSIGEADVANEGTVRFEEAPGNRGTEVHVLISYTPPGGAVGKAAARFLQTVNAVQLEQDLKRLKQILETGVTATAESWAM is encoded by the coding sequence GGCAGCAAAGAGCGGAAGGCGTCGATGATAGGTGGCGCCGCCCTCGCTATAACAGGGGTGAAAAAACTGACCCAGGGGAATATCCTCTCGGGGCTCCTCATGCTCGCCAGCGGCGGAATGTTCTACAACCGCGGGAAAAGCGGCCACTGCAACATGTACCAGAAGATGGGGGTAAACACTGCACGCGACGTGCAGACCCCGATACGCCTTGAAAAGGTGGTGACCATAAACCGGACGCCGCAGCAGGTGTACGACTTCTGGCGCGACCTGGAGAACCTGCCGAAGTTCATGAACCATCTCGAGTCGGTACAGGTACGGGGACCGGTGATCTCCCACTGGAAGGCGGTAGGGGCGGGCGGCCTCTCCGTTGAGTGGGACGCCGAGATCGTGCAGGACATCCCCGGGCAAAAGATCAGCTGGCAGTCGATCGGCGAGGCGGACGTCGCGAACGAGGGGACGGTGCGCTTCGAGGAGGCTCCGGGGAACCGCGGGACGGAGGTCCACGTGCTGATCAGCTACACCCCTCCGGGTGGCGCAGTCGGCAAGGCGGCAGCACGCTTCCTGCAAACGGTGAACGCCGTGCAACTGGAGCAGGACCTGAAGCGCCTGAAACAGATCCTGGAGACCGGGGTGACAGCGACCGCCGAGTCGTGGGCGATGTAG